One window of Drosophila busckii strain San Diego stock center, stock number 13000-0081.31 chromosome 3L, ASM1175060v1, whole genome shotgun sequence genomic DNA carries:
- the LOC108599311 gene encoding peroxisomal targeting signal 2 receptor, which produces MQIQTHTTTDRHGYSLRFSPFEPSHMLLATSQLYGLAGGGSLFLLAQSAKDDAQSSSLTELCRLEWSDGLFDVAWCPYAADIAATASGDGSLQIWSGLDAESALTEQTPKEPLLCLQEHKNEIYSLDWGEKWNYHTLLSASWDCTLKLWDCNRQNSITTFVGHNDLIYCAKYSPLIANLFASVSTDGHLNLWNSLDFAGKPLMSIEAHASEALSCDWSHFDRNILMTGGSDGLIRAWDLRKMRTHIFELYSGEFAVRRLACSPHSATVLASANYDFTTRIWDLERGESAQEINAQHTEFVCGLDWNPQQVHQLADCGWDAVTNVYTPQCLRNMLV; this is translated from the exons ATGCAAATACAGACGCATACAACCACCGATCGTCATGGCTACAGCCTGCGCTTCTCGCCTTTCGAGCCAAGTCACATGCTGTTGGCTACTAG TCAATTATATGGTCTGGCTGGTGGCGGTTCGCTCTTTTTGCTTGCCCAGAGCGCCAAAGATGACGCGCAGTCGTCGAGTCTAACAGAGCTGTGTCGTCTGGAGTGGTCTGATGGCTTGTTTGATGTCGCCTGGTGTCCTTATGCCGCAGATATAGCTGCTACAGCCTCTGGCGATGGTTCGCTGCAGATCTGGTCGGGCTTGGATGCCGAGTCAGCACTGACAGAACAAACGCCTAAAGAACCGCTGCTGTGTCTGCAGGAGCACAAGAATGAGATCTACAGTCTGGATTGGGGTGAAAAGTGGAATTATCATACACTGCTCTCGGCCAGTTGGGACTGTACACTCAAGCTGTGGGATTGCAACAGGCAGAACTCCATAACAACATTTGTGGGACACaatgatttgatttattgtgcAAAGTATTCGCCTCTGATAGCGAATCTCTTTGCGAGTGTAAGTACCGATGGACACTTGAACTTATGGAACTCTCTTGATTTTGCAGGTAAACCATTGATGAGCATCGAGGCGCATGCGAGCGAAGCCCTATCCTGTGACTGGAGTCACTTTGATCGGAATATATTGATGACTGGCGGCTCAGATGGCTTAATCAGAGCTTGGGACTTACGCAAAATGCGCACACATATCTTCGAGCTATACTCGGGGGAGTTTGCAGTGAGACGCTTGGCTTGTTCCCCACACTCGGCCACAGTGCTAGCTTCAGCCAATTATGACTTCACCACGCG CATTTGGGATCTTGAACGCGGTGAATCTGCGCAGGAAATAAATGCTCAGCATACTGAATTTGTTTGCGGTCTCGATTGGAATCCTCAGCAAGTGCATCAGTTGGCCGATTGTGGGTGGGATGCAGTCACCAATGTCTATACGCCGCAATGCCTGCGAAATATGTTGGTTTAG
- the LOC108598533 gene encoding phosrestin-1, with protein MVVSVKVFKKATPNGKVTFYLGRRDFIDHLDYCDPVDGVIVVEPDYLKNRKVFGQLATTYRYGREEDEVMGVKFSKELILSREQIVPMTNTNMEMTPVQEKLVRKLGSNAHPFTFHFPPNSPSSVTLQQEGDDMGKPLGVEYTIRAYVADSEDDRQHKRSQVSLVIKKLQYAPLNRGQRLPSSLVSKGFTFSNGKISLEVTLDREIYYHGEKVAATVQVSNNSKKSVKSIKCFIVQHTEITMVNAQFSKHVAQLETKEGCPITPGANLTKTFYLIPLAANNKDRHGIALDGHLKDEDCNLASSTMVQEGKSTGDACGIVISYSVRIKLNCGTLGGEMQTDVPFKLLQPAPGTIEKKRSNAMKKMKSIEQHRNVKGYYQDDDDNIVFEDFAKMRMNNVNMAD; from the exons atgGTTGTCTCCGTGAAGGTCTTCAAGAAGGCCACACCCAATGGCAAAGTTACCTTTTATTTGGGTCGCCGCGACTTTATCGATCACTTGGATTACTGTGATCCCGTCGATGGTGTAATCGTCGTAGAGCCGGACTATCTTAAGAACCGCAAAGTCTTTGGTCAGCTGGCCACAACCTATCGTTATGGCCGTGAAGAGGATGAGGTCATGGGTGTCAAGTTCTCCAAGGAGCTTATTCTTTCACGCGAGCAAATTGTGCCCATGACCAATACTAACATGGAAATGACGCCCGTGCAGGAGAAACTTGTGCGCAAGCTGGGCAGTAATGCGCATCCCTTTACCTTTCATTTCCCACCCAACTCACCCAGCTCGGTAACGCTGCAGCAGGAAGGCGACGATATGGGTAAGCCCTTGGGTGTGGAGTATACCATACGCGCCTATGTGGCTGACTCTGAGGACGATCGTCAGCACAAGCGCAGCCAGGTTAGTCTGGTAATCAAGAAGCTACAGTATGCGCCACTAAATCGTGGACAACGCTTGCCCAGCTCGTTGGTAAGCAAGGGATTCACTTTCTCCAATGGCAAGATTAGCCTGGAGGTAACACTCGATCGTGAGATTTACTATCATGGCGAAAAGGTTGCTGCAACGGTACAGGTCTCCAATAATTCTAAGAAGTCCGTGAAGAGCATCAAGTGCTTTATAGTGCAGCATACTGAGATCACCATGGTGAATGCCCAATTTAGCAAGCATGTGGCACAGCTAGAGACTAAGGAGGGTTGCCCCATAACCCCAGGCGCTAATTTGACAAAAACTTTCTATCTAATTCCGTTGGCTGCTAACAATAAGGATAGGCATG GTATTGCTTTGGACGGCCACTTGAAGGATGAGGATTGTAACCTGGCTTCCTCAACTATGGTGCAGGAGGGTAAGTCCACAGGTGATGCCTGTGGTATTGTCATTTCCTACTCAGTGCGCATCAAGTTGAACTGCGGCACGCTGGGCGGTGAAATGCAAACAGATGTGCCTTTCAAGCTATTGCAACCAGCACCTG GCACCATTGAGAAGAAACGTTCGAATGCCATGAAGAAAATGAAGTCCATTGAACAGCACCGCAATGTCAAGGGCTATTACCAGGACGATGATGATAATATTGTCTTTGAGGACTTTGCAAAGATGCGCATGAACAATGTTAACATGGCTGATTGA